Part of the Brassica oleracea var. oleracea cultivar TO1000 chromosome C8, BOL, whole genome shotgun sequence genome is shown below.
AATTTGGTCACTTTTTAAATTCAAAATATAACATATACGAAAAATCTATATTTTAATTTTATAGCTAATTTGATTGTTTAATTTATTTTAATAATATAAAATTAATCAAAAAAGATGGATGAGATATAAAGTGTTATCAAATCTTTATTATTAGAATCATTAATTGTTATATATATATTATTCATATTTGGTAATTCCGTAGCTTTTATTTAAGGAAATAAAAGAAAATAGTAATTGTACACGCTAATTAATTTTATGATTAGTTTAATGAAAAGTATAATATATACTTAATTGGACCAACATATTTTCTAAAGATTCTGAATTTTATTCTGGTGATGACACATGACTATAATTAAAGGTTGTAATGTTTTTCAATTAATATATAAGGGATTAACAAACATGTGAATATATTTTCCTCAAAATAGGGTTGGCATCATGCATGCATCTCCTCACTTTTACACATAAATTTGTATATAAATATAGTTCAATAGATGTGTTTCAATCTCTTGCATCTTCATTAATATACAAATATAAAGATTTACAGAAAATGATCGGTGGATTTGGCATGAAAAAGGATCTCATGCATGTTTCAAACCACCATGAATGTTCCCTTTGTAAAAGAATCTTCTTAACACCTCAAGACCAAATCTCGCACTCCAACACTTTTCACTCCAATCATCATTTCTTCACCTTCTCTTCCTCTACCGCAGCCGCACCCACAACCTTCCGACACTACAGGAACCATAATCATGCTTTGTCTGGGAGGAGTCGTTTCAACTTGAATTATTACCGTAGTGGTCATCATATAGATGAACAAGGGAGGTTTCATAAAAGATTTCCAGCGAACACTCCTGCTAACAATTCTAACTTTTTGTCTAGGCAGCAGGAGAAGCCGAAGCTGATTAATTTTTTTCCGGCGATGGCATCGGAAAGTTCTCGTACGCTTCCGCTTCTTTGCCAGCTGGAGCAACGGAGACCGCAAGGTCCGCTAGATACTGCAACCGAGAGTGGTTCCATCGACTTGACATTGAGGCTGTGACTTGGAGAGCGCATTTTTATGTTGTTGTTTTTTTTGTCTTATTTTGTTTTATTGTTGTTGTCGGAATGATAAGTATACTATATGTATTTCCTTGGAATAATAATAAGTTTTATTGTTGCTGTTAGAATGATTAATACACTATATACGTTGAGTAAGGGTTTATGAATAGTAATGTGATCATGTATCTACTTAACATACCTATCACTCAATCTGTGGCTTAATATCGTCTACGTACACAGGAATTATCGATCCTCCTTCACAACTTATTCTATTCTCCATTTTTTTTTCAACTAAATGGTTAAACCCGGATCTATTTAAGACACAGATCTAACTTCCGGATGGAGGTACAGCTCATGGATAGACCATTTCATGAGCATTCAAATGAGCCAAAAGCAATAATCTCTATATTTTCAAGGATAACTATTTACCAAGTCTCCATATACATTCACAAGTCATTTCCTCGATTCACAATCTCCATATACATTCACAAATCGATATGGTATTGAACCATTTTTTCAATCTTTAAACCAAACATCAATAAAGTCATCAAATTCTGAATTGACCAAACAAAATCCTAACTCTACGTTGCCTCCATTAGAATAGAAAGAAATCTATTTATAAAAATATATATAAACAGTAAAAATAAAAAACTTGAAAAAGATAATTTTGCGTCTATTTTTTTGTGTAAAAAAGTTCAGCGCTCTCCACCATCTTCTCAACCAAGAATTTGTCTGAAACCTAATTTCAAGTCTCTCTAGATCTCGCCCTCTTTCCAATTCTCTGTTAAAAGAAACATTAAAATCAATGCGATGAAGGTTTACATTCTCTGATCACTTTACATTCTTTGTTATGTCCGAACGTTTTAAATGTTACTTTTGCAGTCTCTCTTAATCTCTTAAGACTCCTTGAATGACAGAACATTGATTTGTTATGTTTGTTTGCTCTACACGTTAGGGCTTGGCACATCCACAGAGTTGCAGCATCTGAATTTCTAACGGAAAATCATTCCTCCCGAGATGAGCACGTCCGTTAAAGGCTTTCTCAAAGGCCTTCGCCACATTACTCAGATTTTCGGTGAGTCTCCTCATCTCATCAACTCACAGAAACATATTGACGTTTCTTGTGACACAAGTCAGATCTTTATATGATGAAAAAATCTAAATTGCAGATGAAGGTAAAGACCATGATATCCAGATCGGGTTTCCCACCGATGTAAAGCATGTCGCCCACATAGGATCCGATGGTCCCGCATCAAATGCACCAAGCTGGGTACGGTTTCTACATTTCTACGTATTTATCATCATATATGTATGTATAAGTATACTCGATCGCTACTGTTTAAAAAATGGATAGACGGGCGCATAGACCGTCTAGACCAATTTTTAAAAAATAATAATCGTAATAGAAAAATTGTTTTGTTTATAACCGATTTGGAACACTCTCTACGTATTTATCCCCGTATAAGTATACTCATCATAGGTTAAAAATGTAGATGAATGACTTCAACCCTCAAGGAAATGAGAATGGCCAAGTAGTTTCTCGGAGGGATGCCAACAACAATCCAATAGGAGAAGGAGTTGGATTACAAGAGTTGTTGCCTCCACCTGATAAACCAAAGCACAAGAAGACAAGGCGTAAGTCCGAGTCACAAAACGGTTCTCCTCCTAGGCGAAACAGCAACGTGTTACCATCGGAAATGGTACCAAGACCCTCGAGACGTCACCACAGGAGTAGGCACGCGTCGTTGGATTCGTCGAATGATCCATCGCTCAGGAGGAGGCGTGTTGTTGTCTCGGTTAACGACGAGGAAGGTTCTAATCAACTTTCAGACAGTTCTTCTGCTTCCCATAGAAAGTCTTCGTCGCGTCATAGGAAGGTGAAAGGATCAGGAGGAGGAGAGGTGTCCATGAAGAAGACCAAAGCTAAACAGGAGAAATCAACTGTTCAATCAGACGGTACATGTAATGATAATAATACTGGCGACAAAGACTAAAACTGATTTTGGTCGGTCACATGTGGCTGTGACTATTTTCGTATTTCTTGACTGTTCCTTAGAGAAAAAAAAAACTTATTTGTTTCACAATGACAATGGTTCACCACCAGAGGGGGGTGATGATATCGTAGGAGATATTCTAGTTATTACAATTCTGGTCGAAAGAGTACTGGTCACTGAATGATTCTATACTGAAGAAAGATCAAAGCTGCTT
Proteins encoded:
- the LOC106311079 gene encoding CRIB domain-containing protein RIC3-like, with protein sequence MSTSVKGFLKGLRHITQIFDEGKDHDIQIGFPTDVKHVAHIGSDGPASNAPSWMNDFNPQGNENGQVVSRRDANNNPIGEGVGLQELLPPPDKPKHKKTRRKSESQNGSPPRRNSNVLPSEMVPRPSRRHHRSRHASLDSSNDPSLRRRRVVVSVNDEEGSNQLSDSSSASHRKSSSRHRKVKGSGGGEVSMKKTKAKQEKSTVQSDGTCNDNNTGDKD